The Streptomyces noursei ATCC 11455 sequence TCCAAGAAGATCGACGTGGACGCCCGCGGCGAGATCCTGGAACTCAAGACCACCATCAACACCATGGTCGACACCCTGTCCTCGTTCGCCTCCGAGGTGACCCGGGTGGCCCGCGAGGTCGGCAGCGAGGGCCAGCTCGGCGGCCAGGCCCGGGTCGAGGGCGTCTACGGCACCTGGAAGCAGCTCACCACCAGCGTCAACGAGCTGGCGCTCAACCTCACCACCCAGGTGCGGGCGATCGCCGAGGTGACCGACGCGGTCACCCAGGGCGACATGTCCGGCTCGATCACCGTCGACGCCCGGGGCGAGGTCGCCGCCCTGAAGAACAACATCAACCTCATGGTCGCCAACCTCCGCGAGACCACCCGCGCCAAGGACTGGCTGGAGTCCAACCTGACCCGCATCGCCGGCCTGATGCAGGGCCACCGCGACCTGGTCGAAGTCGCCGACCTGATCCTGCGCGAGCTGACCCCGCTGGTGAACGCGCAGTTCGGCGCGTTCTTCCTGGCCGAGGCGGGCGCCCTGCCGGGCGAGGGCCTGGAGCTGATCGCCGGCTACGGCACCGGCCACCCCGAGGGCCGCAGGTCACTGCCCCGGATGCGGATGGGCACCCCCGGCTGGGGCCTGATCACCCAGGCCGCGACGGAGAAGAAGCGGATCCTCGTCGAGAACGTCCCCGCCGACTACCTCACCATCAGCTCCGGACTCGGCGCCGCCGCCCCCGCCAGCGTCGTCATCCTGCCGATCCTCTTCGAGGACCAGGTGCTCGGCGTGATCGAACTGGCCTCCTTCAGCCGCTTCAGCGATGTCCACCTCGCCTTCATCGACCAGTTCGTCAACACCATCGGCGTCTCCGTCAACACCATCATCGCCAACTCCCGCACCGAATCGCTGCTCTCGGAGTCCCAGCGGCTGACCGCCGAACTCCGCCAGCGCTCCGACGAGCTCCAACTCACCAACGCCGAGCTGGAGGAGAAGGCCGCACTCCTCGCCACCTCCTCGCAGTACAAGTCCGAGTTCCTGGCCAACATGTCGCACGAGCTGCGGACCCCCCTCAACTCCCTGCTCGTCCTCTCCCGCCTGCTCGCGGACAACCCCGAGAGCCACCTCAGCCCGCAGGAGGTGGAATTCGCCGTCACCATCCACCGCGCCGGCTCCGACCTGCTCCAACTCATCAACGACATCCTCGACCTGTCGAAGATCGAGGCCGGGCGGATGGACGTCCACCCCAAGTCCCTGCCGCTGAAGAAACTCCTCGACTACGTCCGCGCCACCTTCCGCCCGCTCACCGTCGACCGCGGCCTCAGCTTCGACGTCCGGGTCGGCGACGACGTCCCCGAGGAGCTCTTCTCCGACGAACAGCGCCTCCAGCAGATCCTGCGCAACCTGCTGTCCAACGCGGTGAAGTTCACCTCCACCGGCGGCGTGGAGCTCATCGTCGAACGCGTCCCCGGCGACCAGTGCGACCGGTTCCAGGAGGAGACCCTGCGCACCGCCGACACCGTCCTCGCCCTCTCCGTCAAGGACACCGGCATCGGCATCCCCCCGCAGAAACTCGACGGGATCTTCGAGGCGTTCCAGCAGTCCGACGGCACCACCAGCCGCAAATACGGCGGCACCGGCCTCGGCCTGTCCATCAGCCGCGACATGGCCGCCCTGCTCGGCGGACGCATCAAGGCCGAGAGCCAGGTGGACGTCGGCTCCACCTTCACCCTCTACGTCCCCGCCCGCTACACCGGACCGTCCACCGCACCGGCCACCGGCCTGTCGGCCCGCCCCGACGAGACCGCGGAGGCCCTCCTGAGCGACGGCAGCGGCCCCGCCGCCCCCGCCCTCCCCACCGTCCCCGACGGCACCCACCCGGCACCCGTCGCCGCTCCGCCCCCCTCCGACACCTTCCCGAGCCAGGAGGGCCTCGCCCCGCGTTCCGCCCTCCGCCCCGGCGACGGCGGCGACGTCACCTGGCCCGAGGCCACCCGCCTGAAGGACTGGCTCGGCGGACGCCCCGGACGCGTGCTCGCCAACCGGCGGATCCTGATCGTGGACGACGACATCCGCAACGTCTTCGCGCTCACCCACGTCCTCGGCCGGGTCGGCATCAAGGTCAAGTACGCCGAGGACGGCCGCGAGGGCCTAGAGGTCCTCGACCGGACCCCCGATGTCTCCCTCGTCCTGATGGACATCATGATGCCGGGGATGGACGGCTACGAGATGATCCGGGCCATCCGCAGCACCCCCCGCTTCGCCGCCCTCCCGATCGTCGCCCTCACCGCCAAGGCCATGCCCGGCGACCGGGAGAAGGCCATCGACAGCGGCGCCGACGACTACATCCCCAAACCGGTCGACGTGGACCGCCTGTTGTCGGTCATCTGCGGCCTGCTCGACCCGAAGATCAGGCCACCGGCCGAAGCCGACCTCCCCGGGACCCCGCTCCCGGCCGACGCACCGGCCCCGGACCCGACCGCCGAACCGGCCGCCGACCCTCCGCACCCCACCTCCGACGAGGGAAGGGAAGGGCCGCAGTCATGACACCGACCGCACCCGACACCGCGCCGATCCTCATCGTCGACGACATGGAGGAGAACCTCGTCGCCCTCGAAGCGGTCCTCAGCTCCCTCACCTCCAAGGTCGTCCGCGCCCGCTCCGGCGAGGAGGCCCTCAAGGCCATGCTCCGCGAGGAGTTCGCGGTCGTCCTCATCGACGTCCTGATGCCCGGCATGAACGGCTTCGAGACCGCCGCCAACATCAAGGGGCTGGACCAGACGAAGGACGTGCCGATCATCCTGCTCACCGGCGCCTCCGTGGATCCCAACTACGCCTACCGCGGCTACACCGTCGGCGCCGCCGACTTCCTCATCAAGCCCTTCGACCCCTGGCTCCTGCGCACCAAGGTCAACGTCTTCCTCGACCTCTACCGCAAGAACCACCAACTCGCCTCCCAAGCCGACCAGTTGAAGCGCCTGCTGACCGGCCCCAGCTCCACGGAGGCCCCGACGGCACCCACCGAACCCCGTGGCTCCGCCCCGCACGCGTCCGAGGACGCTCCCCCTTCGGCACCGCAACCGTCATCACCCACCGACGACGACGCCACCCTCTCCGACATCGCCAGCCGACTCGCCCAGATCGAACTCCTGCTCCGCGACGCCCGCGACCTCGAATCCACCGGCCTCGCCGACCGGATCGCCGCCCTGGAACAGTCGGTG is a genomic window containing:
- a CDS encoding response regulator, which encodes MTPTAPDTAPILIVDDMEENLVALEAVLSSLTSKVVRARSGEEALKAMLREEFAVVLIDVLMPGMNGFETAANIKGLDQTKDVPIILLTGASVDPNYAYRGYTVGAADFLIKPFDPWLLRTKVNVFLDLYRKNHQLASQADQLKRLLTGPSSTEAPTAPTEPRGSAPHASEDAPPSAPQPSSPTDDDATLSDIASRLAQIELLLRDARDLESTGLADRIAALEQSVERLMAGREA
- a CDS encoding HAMP domain-containing protein gives rise to the protein MTPDPPRPESAASPPDPRPDGPWVRTSELRPLLAAMNALRDGDFAARTGHAPGDPPADGVLADMTDVFAQIVARNAHLATELQRLRHEVIRQGRLDERISASPGQGGWSTNVEAANAVLEALVTPVAKATRVLDSIADGDLTRHVDLHDGSRQLRGDLRRLGSCVNRVVDQLSLFTGEVTRVAREVGTEGRLGGRAKVQDLSGDWLHVTEAVNTMASRLTAQVRDIAVVTTAVARGDLTQQVTVEATGELLELKLTVNTMVDQLRAFADEVTRVAREVGTEGRLGGRAQVRGVSGVWKDLTDNVNSMASNLTWQVRNIAQVTTAVANGDLSQKITVDARGEILELKSTINTMVDQLSAFADEVTRVAREVGTEGQLGGRAQVRGVSGVWKDLTESVNFMADNLTTQVRNIALVATAVAEGDLGRKITVEAKGEILELKSTINTMVDQLSAFADEVTRVAREVGTEGNLGGQAQVRGASGVWKELTDNVNFMALNLTSQVRNIAQVTTAVANGDLTKKIDVDARGEILELKDTVNTMVKQLRAFADEVTRVAREVGTEGRLGGRAQVHGVSGVWKNLTDNVNSMADNLTSQVRNIAEVATSVARGDLSKKIDVDARGEILELKTTINTMVDTLSSFASEVTRVAREVGSEGQLGGQARVEGVYGTWKQLTTSVNELALNLTTQVRAIAEVTDAVTQGDMSGSITVDARGEVAALKNNINLMVANLRETTRAKDWLESNLTRIAGLMQGHRDLVEVADLILRELTPLVNAQFGAFFLAEAGALPGEGLELIAGYGTGHPEGRRSLPRMRMGTPGWGLITQAATEKKRILVENVPADYLTISSGLGAAAPASVVILPILFEDQVLGVIELASFSRFSDVHLAFIDQFVNTIGVSVNTIIANSRTESLLSESQRLTAELRQRSDELQLTNAELEEKAALLATSSQYKSEFLANMSHELRTPLNSLLVLSRLLADNPESHLSPQEVEFAVTIHRAGSDLLQLINDILDLSKIEAGRMDVHPKSLPLKKLLDYVRATFRPLTVDRGLSFDVRVGDDVPEELFSDEQRLQQILRNLLSNAVKFTSTGGVELIVERVPGDQCDRFQEETLRTADTVLALSVKDTGIGIPPQKLDGIFEAFQQSDGTTSRKYGGTGLGLSISRDMAALLGGRIKAESQVDVGSTFTLYVPARYTGPSTAPATGLSARPDETAEALLSDGSGPAAPALPTVPDGTHPAPVAAPPPSDTFPSQEGLAPRSALRPGDGGDVTWPEATRLKDWLGGRPGRVLANRRILIVDDDIRNVFALTHVLGRVGIKVKYAEDGREGLEVLDRTPDVSLVLMDIMMPGMDGYEMIRAIRSTPRFAALPIVALTAKAMPGDREKAIDSGADDYIPKPVDVDRLLSVICGLLDPKIRPPAEADLPGTPLPADAPAPDPTAEPAADPPHPTSDEGREGPQS